A stretch of DNA from Fimbriiglobus ruber:
GTTCGGCAAACGGCAAAGAGGCGAACAGACTCGCGGCGCGGTCGCCAATGCTTCCGCCTTCTACATCCAGACGGATCAAATGCGGTAGGACGTTCGGCGAGGTCATGATTTCGAGATCACGGGTTTCGATTCCTGAGTAAGCCCAGCGGAGCGTCTCCAGATTACAGGCGTGGGGTGAACTAATCAGGGTCGCGATACTCGCGTGATGCCAGTTGAGTTCGAGCCTGCCGATTCGTTTGAATAAAGCGTTAGTAAAGAGTGTGTCGAGCCCATCCGTGGGTCGGACGAACAGTTCCCACAATGGAGCCTGATCCAAGATGCCAACGTAATTCTTAAATAGCTTGTGTGAGGTGAGTCTCCGATATGGTGGGGCGACGAAGCCGCGACAGAATGGGCTGCCGCGGATGTAATCGGATAGCCCGCGCCGGAACGCTTTGCGGTGACGGTGCCACAGGTCGCGTTCCCGCCGTATAAGTCGGTCGCGCCCGGGTCATCCGCGGGCATCTT
This window harbors:
- a CDS encoding TIGR02996 domain-containing protein — translated: MSNEESLLAAIWEHPHDDLPRLVYADWLEEAGEPVRVARAEFIRVQCELAKMPADDPGATDLYGGNATCGTVTAKRSGAGYPITSAAAHSVAASSPHHIGDSPHTSYLRITLASWIRLHCGNCSSDPRMGSTHSLLTLYSNESAGSNSTGITRVSRP